A stretch of the Sulfurihydrogenibium subterraneum DSM 15120 genome encodes the following:
- the hflX gene encoding GTPase HflX: MRAIIVGVNTNQNPARFKYQIEELEGLVEAAEGVVLGRVYQKRESPDPAYYIGKGKVNEIKQLVEGIGADTVVFNVNLSPVQISNLSQEINAQILDRTDLILQIFFKRAKTKQAKLQVELAYLQHQLPRIYNQRGKELSRIGGGMKTKGAGEKLGEIKTRAIKDRINKIKKQLKEIEKQKKQQKKTREDNPNILNVALVGYTNAGKSSLLNRLTKRDTYISDQLFATLDTKASFIHFPNVNKRVVITDTVGFVEDMPQEIMDAFMTTLKETEEADLILHVIDISDENWMLKKQTVEEVLKKLKLEEKPVINVMNKVDKVIPSPEYLEPDESENTITVSALKGWNIDKLFDILKKYAIKKGEEYGKLRIL; the protein is encoded by the coding sequence TTGAGAGCTATTATAGTAGGTGTTAACACCAATCAAAATCCTGCAAGGTTTAAGTACCAGATAGAAGAACTGGAAGGGCTTGTAGAAGCTGCAGAAGGAGTTGTTTTAGGTAGAGTGTACCAAAAAAGAGAATCCCCAGACCCTGCTTATTACATAGGGAAAGGGAAAGTAAACGAGATAAAACAGTTAGTTGAGGGAATAGGAGCTGATACTGTTGTTTTCAATGTAAATCTATCTCCAGTCCAGATATCTAATTTATCCCAAGAGATAAACGCTCAAATTTTAGACAGAACAGATTTAATACTACAGATTTTCTTTAAAAGGGCAAAAACAAAGCAAGCAAAACTCCAAGTAGAACTTGCTTATCTACAACATCAACTTCCAAGGATATACAATCAGAGAGGTAAGGAACTGTCAAGAATTGGCGGTGGAATGAAGACAAAAGGAGCTGGAGAAAAGCTTGGAGAAATTAAAACAAGAGCTATAAAAGACAGGATAAATAAAATAAAAAAACAATTAAAAGAAATAGAAAAACAAAAGAAACAGCAGAAAAAAACAAGGGAAGATAACCCTAACATTCTTAACGTAGCACTTGTAGGTTATACAAATGCAGGTAAATCCTCACTTTTAAACCGTCTAACAAAAAGGGATACCTACATATCAGACCAACTATTTGCAACTTTAGACACAAAAGCATCTTTCATACACTTTCCCAATGTAAACAAAAGAGTTGTAATAACAGATACAGTAGGATTTGTAGAAGACATGCCACAAGAGATAATGGATGCTTTTATGACAACGCTAAAAGAAACTGAAGAAGCTGATTTAATCCTGCATGTAATAGATATTTCTGACGAAAATTGGATGCTAAAAAAACAGACTGTAGAAGAAGTTTTAAAAAAGCTTAAACTTGAAGAAAAACCAGTTATAAATGTAATGAACAAAGTAGATAAAGTAATACCATCTCCAGAGTATTTAGAACCAGATGAATCGGAAAATACTATAACTGTTTCAGCATTAAAAGGGTGGAATATTGACAAATTATTTGATATACTAAAAAAATATGCTATAAAAAAAGGAGAGGAGTATGGAAAACTGCGTATTTTGTAA
- the miaA gene encoding tRNA (adenosine(37)-N6)-dimethylallyltransferase MiaA, whose amino-acid sequence MIIVIAGATATGKTELGIKLAKILNGEVISADSMMIYKYMDIGTAKPTPEEMDGIPHYIIDVVLPSENFSVKDYVQHFDKAVKEIEEKGKIPIVVGGTWLYIQTALYGLSEAPESNWELREKLYSLDNRVLYEKLREVDPYYASKIHVNDKRRIVRALEVYELTGKPFSSFFQGFENPKYNFIGFNLVRDRDELIERIKLRVEKMFKKGLVKEVEKLIDMGFKESITAMQAIGYKEILPYLDKKISLEDAKSSIIENTKDFAKRQLRTFKSKTKFENLNLSHINMNDALKIIETKLKEETYGVSTR is encoded by the coding sequence ATGATTATAGTTATAGCAGGTGCAACTGCAACAGGAAAAACAGAGTTAGGAATAAAACTTGCCAAAATTTTAAACGGTGAAGTTATAAGTGCAGATTCTATGATGATATACAAATATATGGACATAGGAACTGCAAAACCCACTCCTGAAGAGATGGACGGCATTCCTCACTACATAATAGACGTTGTTTTACCATCTGAAAACTTCTCTGTAAAAGATTACGTACAGCATTTTGATAAAGCTGTTAAAGAGATTGAAGAAAAGGGAAAAATTCCGATAGTGGTAGGTGGGACTTGGCTTTACATTCAAACAGCTCTATACGGTCTGTCTGAAGCTCCTGAAAGTAATTGGGAATTAAGAGAAAAACTTTACAGTTTAGATAATAGAGTTCTTTATGAAAAGTTAAGAGAAGTTGACCCATATTATGCAAGCAAAATACACGTAAACGATAAAAGAAGAATAGTAAGAGCATTAGAAGTTTACGAGCTTACAGGAAAACCATTTTCATCTTTTTTTCAAGGATTTGAAAATCCAAAGTATAACTTTATAGGTTTTAATTTAGTCAGAGATAGAGATGAGCTTATAGAAAGGATAAAATTAAGAGTAGAAAAAATGTTTAAAAAAGGACTTGTAAAAGAAGTAGAAAAACTAATAGATATGGGATTTAAAGAATCAATAACAGCTATGCAAGCCATAGGATACAAAGAAATTTTACCTTACTTAGATAAAAAAATCTCACTTGAAGATGCTAAAAGTAGTATAATAGAAAATACTAAAGATTTTGCAAAAAGACAGCTACGAACCTTTAAAAGTAAAACAAAATTTGAAAATTTAAATTTAAGTCATATAAATATGAATGATGCTCTAAAAATTATAGAAACTAAATTAAAGGAGGAAACTTATGGCGTCAGTACAAGATGA
- a CDS encoding sulfurtransferase TusA family protein has protein sequence MENLSVNNIPVVDTRGLFCPLPLTLVSKKLKEIPVGERLKVLADDKAFKKDIEVWAYETGNKLIEFKEENGYYIAVIERGKGFKGESIIDKIKFISLGIKLHFIKHFLDIVPFNKPNYLLTFVSVAEGIRANNFLKEKNIDNYIMLPVPKEIYPHCGLVFGFRNKEDALKVYNLLKENKFAVEDVHIIDKEKKYPKIT, from the coding sequence TTGGAAAACTTATCTGTAAATAACATACCAGTTGTTGATACACGAGGACTTTTTTGTCCTCTACCTCTTACGTTAGTATCAAAAAAGTTAAAAGAAATACCAGTAGGAGAAAGACTCAAAGTTTTAGCAGATGACAAAGCTTTTAAAAAAGATATAGAAGTCTGGGCTTATGAAACTGGAAACAAACTTATAGAGTTTAAAGAAGAAAATGGCTACTATATAGCTGTTATAGAAAGAGGAAAAGGTTTTAAAGGTGAAAGTATAATTGATAAAATAAAATTTATATCCTTAGGTATTAAACTTCATTTTATTAAGCACTTTTTAGATATAGTTCCTTTTAATAAACCTAATTACCTTTTAACATTTGTATCTGTTGCAGAAGGTATAAGGGCAAATAACTTTTTGAAGGAAAAGAATATTGATAATTACATCATGCTTCCTGTTCCAAAAGAGATATATCCACACTGTGGTTTAGTATTTGGTTTTAGAAATAAAGAAGATGCTTTGAAAGTATACAACCTTCTAAAAGAAAACAAGTTTGCAGTAGAAGACGTCCACATTATAGATAAAGAAAAAAAGTATCCAAAAATTACTTAA
- the dapF gene encoding diaminopimelate epimerase has translation MDKNFFVKSHGLGNDYIVIDSENITFEISQDFIKKICDVHYGIGSDGILVKYPSDIADFKLRIFNPDGSEAEKSGNGLRIFCKFLYDYGYTDKDEFTVETKGGVVKAKIEEKNKLGKAKVITVDMGKAIFEASKIPVNTDKKEFIGEKIKVGDREYEVNCVSVGNPHCVIIKQELDEEEIKKYGSLIENHPLFPNRINVQFVKPISENQAEILIWERGAGFTYASGSSSCAVASVLVKKGLAKNDITIKMIGGELKINVDKDWNIKMTGEVQEICSGIISQEFLESLK, from the coding sequence ATGGATAAAAATTTTTTTGTTAAATCTCACGGACTTGGTAATGATTACATAGTAATAGATTCAGAAAATATAACTTTTGAGATTTCACAGGATTTTATAAAAAAAATCTGTGATGTTCACTACGGAATAGGTTCTGATGGAATTTTGGTAAAGTATCCGTCAGATATAGCAGATTTTAAGCTAAGAATATTTAACCCTGACGGGTCAGAAGCTGAAAAAAGTGGAAATGGTCTTAGAATATTCTGTAAATTTTTATACGATTATGGCTATACAGACAAAGATGAGTTTACAGTAGAAACAAAAGGGGGAGTAGTAAAAGCAAAAATAGAAGAGAAAAATAAACTTGGAAAAGCAAAAGTTATAACCGTTGATATGGGTAAAGCTATTTTCGAAGCAAGTAAAATTCCTGTTAATACAGATAAAAAAGAGTTTATAGGGGAGAAAATTAAAGTCGGTGATAGAGAGTACGAAGTAAACTGTGTTTCTGTAGGAAACCCTCACTGCGTAATAATAAAACAAGAGTTAGACGAAGAAGAGATAAAAAAGTACGGCTCTTTAATAGAAAATCATCCACTTTTTCCAAACCGTATAAATGTTCAGTTTGTAAAACCTATATCTGAAAATCAAGCTGAGATTTTAATCTGGGAAAGGGGAGCTGGCTTTACTTATGCGTCAGGGAGTTCTTCCTGTGCTGTGGCATCTGTTTTAGTAAAGAAAGGTCTTGCAAAAAACGATATTACCATTAAAATGATAGGTGGAGAGCTGAAAATAAATGTAGACAAAGACTGGAATATAAAAATGACTGGAGAAGTCCAAGAAATCTGTAGCGGAATAATAAGCCAAGAATTTTTAGAGAGTTTAAAGTAG
- the hfq gene encoding RNA chaperone Hfq, whose amino-acid sequence MASVQDEILNEYRREGKEITVYLVRGTRIVGKILDADQFTILLDVNGQQQLIYKHAISTIVVE is encoded by the coding sequence ATGGCGTCAGTACAAGATGAAATCTTGAACGAATACAGAAGGGAAGGAAAGGAAATAACAGTATACTTAGTCAGAGGAACAAGAATAGTAGGTAAAATATTAGACGCAGACCAGTTTACAATACTGTTAGACGTTAATGGTCAGCAACAACTTATATACAAACACGCAATAAGTACGATAGTTGTAGAGTAA
- the thpR gene encoding RNA 2',3'-cyclic phosphodiesterase yields MEKRVFIGSFIDWEKLKKSYTTIKKDLSGVVSGSWVKPENFHITYKFLGNTKLDKINEILEILNKYFDKELEANISLKGLGVFPNLDNPRVLFYKVVENQVLKEIFLDLEEKLYNIGYKKEIKPFVPHITILRIKELKQAQFIEKLKNYEEELFLEQKTITVNLIESILNPKGAVYKKLDNGSF; encoded by the coding sequence GTGGAAAAAAGAGTATTTATAGGAAGCTTTATAGACTGGGAAAAACTTAAAAAAAGTTATACAACCATAAAAAAAGATTTAAGCGGAGTAGTATCAGGAAGCTGGGTAAAGCCTGAAAATTTTCACATAACGTATAAATTTTTAGGCAATACAAAGTTAGATAAGATAAATGAGATTTTAGAAATACTTAATAAATACTTTGATAAAGAACTTGAAGCAAACATTAGTTTAAAAGGGCTGGGAGTTTTTCCAAATCTTGATAATCCAAGGGTGCTTTTTTATAAAGTCGTGGAAAATCAGGTTTTAAAGGAGATATTTTTAGATTTAGAAGAGAAGCTTTATAACATAGGCTATAAAAAAGAGATAAAACCATTTGTTCCACACATTACAATCCTTAGAATAAAGGAATTAAAACAGGCTCAGTTTATAGAAAAGTTAAAAAATTACGAAGAAGAGTTATTTTTAGAGCAGAAAACTATAACAGTGAATTTAATAGAAAGTATATTAAACCCCAAGGGAGCTGTTTATAAAAAGTTGGATAATGGGAGTTTTTAA
- the smc gene encoding chromosome segregation protein SMC: MLKAYIDRINVFGFKSYGDKHLSIPLGEGFTAIVGPNGSGKSNLGDAIVFCLGIASAKAMRAIKLTDLIFSSKGKTAPYAEVEIVFKNNGAFPLNTEEVVISRKVDLSGKSTYKINSRPAKQQEVEELLTLAGIPTQGYNIVTQGDIYKFVKMTPSERRDLISDIAGITQYEEKKQKALQDLNESNEKIEKVKAVLNEISHTLKKLEKEKEDALLAIDLENQIQQLQNAIKSAKLYLLLKQKEEVLNQISQIEDQINSLYLQKEKNIENQKQLIETIKQLEEKLNQIQESFLPVKEREGSITAQVKSLSEKKDQFEKTLHQLQEKHKNLEKEKEEKIKEILSIEETIKNLSLQLPKLLEELKEAEKTLEEKNKQLQEIEFLGSSAKNDLGEIEKQEKQLLETIKQLENEKTQYQLKLNTTQEKINNLNQDLSKTKEEIIQIEKTIENIKANTKDTQTQIQGLQSEITRLKVRKETLEKRLKETREKLEKNFQKLAHILAQLSQFREDKISSILKSIPGVYGQVSELISLKDSKYQTAIEVAGGGRLKNIVVEDDYVAQKCIDILKKEKAGRITFIPLNKIKVFDNPKLPFKKGLLGYAIDFVDYDKKIEKAIKYVFQDTVVVEDFESARSIGIGTYRMATLEGELFEKSGVISGGFERQNITIGRSNLEAEKQQLEAEDDKLKKEEEAIQNELKLINNKIAENEKTLIKIQTETSSINQRIQELTNQLISKNNKVSYLENEIFNLKKQSLDYEGKIEKLQQEIEKQSKMLQSISNQKQEILKKLERAGLSTLRKQWEESANRVYSLKEKIKDIESQINLLTDKKDNQLKIRIFQIETEKEEIRDQINQINQEIENIKLKIETLTKELSQLWRDLKISEKERDNLINQIQEYRDKIKNLRYEEENINKEITILLQEKAKLQQKLTDTEEEILMLKQDYDGEPVEADVRALEKQLKTLEEKRKNLGSVNQKALEDYEEELKRYNEINEKLTILIQEKKSIEELIESLEEKKLQAFMEVYENINKNLDKNFKILSPGGKAYLELENPSNPLNGGVLLKARPRGKDLKRLEMMSGGEKTLTALALLFAVQQYRPAPFYYFDEVDAALDDANAKKVGQLIKQLSSQAQFIVVTHRDAMASFADRLIGVSAKDGISHIFTLDVNSLIESEELDAISS; the protein is encoded by the coding sequence ATGTTAAAAGCATACATAGATAGAATCAACGTTTTTGGGTTTAAGTCTTACGGAGATAAACATCTTTCTATCCCGTTAGGAGAAGGGTTTACTGCCATAGTTGGTCCAAATGGGTCTGGTAAAAGTAATCTTGGAGATGCTATCGTTTTCTGTCTTGGAATAGCCTCTGCAAAAGCAATGAGAGCCATAAAACTAACAGACCTAATTTTTTCATCAAAAGGAAAAACAGCTCCTTATGCAGAGGTTGAGATAGTATTTAAAAACAACGGTGCATTCCCTCTAAATACAGAAGAAGTAGTAATATCCAGAAAAGTAGATTTAAGCGGAAAATCAACCTATAAAATCAACTCAAGACCTGCAAAACAACAAGAAGTAGAAGAGCTCCTCACCTTAGCAGGAATACCAACCCAAGGTTATAACATCGTAACCCAAGGAGACATCTACAAATTTGTAAAAATGACCCCATCAGAAAGAAGAGACTTAATCAGTGATATAGCAGGCATTACCCAGTATGAAGAGAAAAAACAAAAAGCTCTCCAAGACTTAAACGAGTCAAACGAAAAAATAGAAAAAGTCAAAGCGGTATTAAACGAAATCAGCCACACATTAAAAAAATTAGAAAAAGAAAAAGAAGATGCACTTTTAGCCATTGACTTAGAAAACCAGATTCAACAACTACAAAATGCCATAAAGTCAGCAAAACTATACCTACTTTTAAAACAAAAAGAAGAAGTATTAAACCAAATTAGCCAAATAGAAGACCAGATAAATAGCCTATACCTACAAAAAGAAAAAAATATAGAAAACCAAAAACAGCTTATAGAAACCATAAAACAACTTGAAGAAAAGTTAAACCAAATCCAAGAGTCCTTTCTACCAGTTAAAGAAAGAGAAGGAAGTATAACAGCACAGGTAAAATCCTTAAGCGAAAAAAAAGACCAATTTGAAAAAACTCTCCATCAGCTCCAAGAAAAACATAAAAATTTAGAAAAAGAAAAAGAAGAAAAAATAAAAGAGATACTTTCAATAGAAGAAACGATAAAAAATCTCTCATTACAGCTCCCAAAACTGTTAGAAGAGTTAAAAGAAGCAGAAAAAACATTAGAAGAAAAAAATAAACAATTACAAGAGATAGAATTTTTAGGAAGTTCAGCAAAAAATGACCTTGGAGAGATAGAAAAACAAGAAAAACAACTACTTGAAACTATAAAACAGTTAGAAAACGAAAAAACCCAGTATCAACTAAAGCTAAACACAACTCAAGAAAAGATAAACAACCTAAACCAAGACCTATCTAAAACAAAAGAAGAAATTATTCAGATAGAAAAAACAATAGAAAACATAAAAGCAAACACGAAAGACACCCAAACCCAAATCCAAGGATTACAAAGTGAGATAACAAGACTAAAAGTAAGAAAAGAAACATTAGAAAAAAGATTAAAAGAGACAAGAGAAAAGTTAGAAAAAAACTTCCAAAAGTTAGCCCACATATTAGCACAGTTATCCCAATTTAGAGAAGATAAAATATCTTCAATATTAAAATCAATTCCAGGTGTTTACGGACAAGTCTCAGAGCTTATATCTTTAAAAGACTCAAAATACCAAACTGCGATAGAAGTAGCAGGAGGAGGTAGATTAAAAAACATAGTTGTAGAAGATGATTATGTAGCACAAAAATGTATAGATATTCTCAAAAAAGAAAAGGCAGGAAGAATTACATTCATACCTTTAAACAAAATAAAAGTGTTTGATAATCCTAAATTACCATTTAAAAAAGGTCTGCTTGGATATGCGATAGACTTTGTAGATTACGACAAAAAAATAGAAAAAGCAATAAAGTACGTCTTCCAAGATACAGTTGTGGTAGAAGACTTTGAATCCGCAAGGTCAATAGGAATAGGAACCTATAGAATGGCAACATTAGAAGGAGAGCTTTTTGAAAAATCTGGGGTAATATCTGGAGGTTTTGAAAGACAAAACATCACAATAGGAAGGTCAAACTTAGAAGCTGAAAAACAACAACTTGAAGCAGAAGATGACAAACTTAAAAAAGAAGAAGAAGCAATCCAAAACGAGCTAAAACTTATAAATAACAAAATAGCAGAAAACGAAAAAACTCTAATAAAAATACAGACAGAAACCTCAAGTATAAACCAGAGAATACAAGAACTTACAAATCAACTAATCTCAAAGAATAATAAAGTAAGTTATTTAGAAAATGAAATATTCAATCTAAAAAAACAGTCTTTAGACTACGAAGGAAAAATTGAAAAACTACAGCAAGAGATAGAAAAACAGTCTAAAATGCTACAGTCTATATCAAATCAAAAACAAGAAATACTAAAAAAATTAGAAAGAGCTGGATTATCAACCTTAAGAAAACAGTGGGAAGAATCAGCAAACAGAGTTTACTCACTCAAAGAAAAGATAAAAGACATTGAAAGTCAAATAAACTTACTTACAGATAAAAAAGATAACCAACTTAAAATAAGAATTTTCCAGATAGAAACAGAAAAAGAAGAGATAAGAGACCAGATAAACCAGATAAATCAAGAGATAGAAAACATAAAATTAAAGATAGAAACTCTAACCAAAGAACTTTCTCAGCTGTGGAGAGACCTAAAAATTTCAGAAAAAGAAAGAGATAACCTTATAAACCAAATTCAAGAATACAGAGATAAAATAAAAAATCTAAGATATGAAGAAGAAAATATAAACAAAGAAATAACAATTCTTCTACAAGAAAAAGCAAAACTACAACAAAAACTTACAGACACAGAAGAAGAGATACTAATGCTTAAGCAAGATTATGACGGAGAGCCAGTAGAAGCTGACGTTAGAGCCTTAGAAAAACAGCTAAAAACATTAGAAGAAAAAAGAAAAAATTTAGGGTCTGTTAACCAAAAAGCCTTAGAAGATTACGAAGAAGAACTAAAAAGGTATAATGAAATAAACGAAAAGCTAACTATTTTAATACAAGAAAAAAAGTCTATAGAAGAGCTTATAGAAAGTCTTGAAGAGAAAAAATTACAAGCTTTTATGGAAGTGTATGAAAACATAAATAAAAATCTTGATAAAAACTTTAAAATACTGTCTCCTGGTGGAAAGGCTTACTTAGAGCTTGAAAACCCTTCAAACCCGTTAAATGGAGGAGTTTTATTAAAAGCAAGACCAAGAGGTAAAGACTTAAAAAGACTTGAAATGATGTCAGGAGGAGAAAAAACTCTTACTGCGTTAGCATTATTATTTGCAGTCCAGCAGTATAGACCAGCTCCTTTCTACTATTTTGACGAAGTTGACGCAGCATTAGACGATGCAAACGCAAAAAAAGTGGGACAGCTGATAAAACAGCTCTCAAGTCAAGCTCAGTTTATAGTCGTTACCCACAGAGACGCTATGGCAAGTTTTGCAGACAGACTTATAGGAGTTTCAGCAAAAGACGGAATATCTCACATATTTACCCTTGACGTTAACTCTTTGATAGAAAGTGAGGAATTAGATGCTATCAGTAGTTAA
- a CDS encoding DeoR family transcriptional regulator yields MENNINRKKEILKILQERGEVTVKELSHIFGVSEMTIYRDVRELEKEGEIKRKHGSILLNTVENKEPVSLKSCPVCSKPITRSHPYKIIVENAKVVEACCEHCGLMLHQRYADKSVSALTFDFISEKPINALDAWYVVGSSAIPCCSPSVIPFTNKEDAEKFAKGFGGKVLNFIDAYNEIINRMNINIKSCCSTESQPLTFKISDLKKS; encoded by the coding sequence ATGGAAAATAATATAAATAGGAAAAAAGAAATCTTAAAAATACTCCAAGAAAGAGGAGAAGTAACAGTAAAAGAGCTTAGCCACATATTTGGCGTTTCAGAGATGACTATATACAGAGATGTAAGAGAGTTAGAAAAAGAAGGAGAAATAAAAAGAAAACACGGCTCTATATTACTTAACACAGTTGAAAACAAAGAGCCAGTATCTTTAAAGTCCTGTCCTGTTTGTTCTAAACCTATAACAAGGTCTCATCCTTATAAAATTATAGTAGAGAATGCAAAAGTGGTGGAAGCGTGCTGTGAACACTGTGGTTTAATGCTTCATCAAAGATATGCAGATAAAAGTGTATCTGCTTTAACGTTTGACTTCATCTCTGAAAAACCTATTAATGCCTTAGATGCATGGTATGTTGTGGGGAGCTCTGCTATTCCGTGCTGTAGTCCAAGTGTAATACCTTTCACTAACAAAGAAGATGCTGAGAAGTTTGCAAAAGGATTTGGAGGAAAAGTATTAAACTTTATAGACGCCTACAACGAAATAATAAATAGAATGAACATTAATATAAAAAGTTGTTGTTCTACAGAAAGTCAACCTCTAACTTTTAAAATCTCAGACCTTAAAAAAAGTTAA
- a CDS encoding histidine triad nucleotide-binding protein gives MENCVFCKIVNKEIPAKIVYEDELIMAFHDIRPQAKVHVLIIPKEHIPNNLYFEGKHKALIGHLILKANEIAKMLGIAETGFRLIVNTGKDSGQEVFHVHWHLLGGEPLGKLICK, from the coding sequence ATGGAAAACTGCGTATTTTGTAAGATTGTGAACAAAGAGATTCCTGCTAAGATAGTTTATGAAGATGAATTAATAATGGCTTTTCACGATATTAGGCCACAAGCAAAGGTTCACGTATTAATAATACCAAAAGAGCACATTCCTAACAACCTTTACTTTGAAGGTAAACATAAAGCATTGATAGGACATTTAATACTAAAAGCAAACGAGATAGCAAAGATGCTTGGTATTGCGGAAACAGGATTTAGGCTTATAGTAAACACAGGTAAAGACTCAGGTCAGGAAGTATTTCACGTACATTGGCATTTATTAGGAGGAGAGCCTCTTGGAAAACTTATCTGTAAATAA
- the hisB gene encoding imidazoleglycerol-phosphate dehydratase HisB produces MGRKAFVKRETKETQIELSINLDGTGKYKVDTQIGFLSHILESFSFHSMIDLEIMATGDVHVSHHHLVEDVGIVLGMAVREALGDKKGIKRFGYSIIPMDEALALCSIDLSGRPLLFYDDLGYRGKITNFDYELMGEFFKGFTLSAGITMHLKALSGHNLHHIAECLTKAFAIALKEAVSIDPRRNQVPSTKGAI; encoded by the coding sequence ATGGGAAGAAAAGCGTTTGTTAAAAGAGAGACAAAAGAAACACAGATAGAGCTTTCTATAAACTTAGATGGTACTGGAAAATATAAGGTAGATACACAGATAGGTTTTTTATCTCACATACTTGAGAGTTTTTCTTTTCACTCTATGATAGACCTTGAAATAATGGCTACGGGAGATGTACACGTTAGCCATCACCACTTGGTGGAAGACGTAGGAATAGTTTTAGGAATGGCTGTTAGAGAAGCTCTGGGAGATAAAAAAGGTATAAAAAGGTTTGGCTACAGCATAATCCCGATGGATGAAGCTTTGGCTCTATGTTCTATAGACCTATCTGGTAGACCACTACTTTTTTACGATGATTTAGGATACAGAGGTAAAATAACTAACTTTGATTACGAGCTTATGGGAGAGTTTTTTAAAGGTTTTACTCTGTCTGCAGGGATAACTATGCATTTAAAGGCTCTGTCAGGACATAATCTACACCACATTGCAGAGTGTTTAACAAAAGCTTTTGCAATAGCTTTAAAAGAAGCAGTATCAATAGACCCAAGAAGAAATCAAGTCCCATCCACCAAAGGTGCAATTTAG